A single genomic interval of Caretta caretta isolate rCarCar2 chromosome 23, rCarCar1.hap1, whole genome shotgun sequence harbors:
- the DNAAF3 gene encoding dynein axonemal assembly factor 3 isoform X1, with protein sequence MTTAAGSSSFGTTCWWGFSPALDLQRECLESSMAHLCLSQDDLPELNILLVGSVDGRHVLRTMSQAHRWPRRRINFYIVENNLEALGRQLLFLSLALESPEKLGLQEKSEMFLELLGNSLIRSPTAAYLQEKSDLFVRYATDPDFQQRHLGAVDMSALKFKERDQLEGIFRFWRNPDPQAFPIARLWDLRVRQYLGTRYDARRGVCDWDLTMKLHERGARAIGGREFSRWRDTGVAFELREGVYDIPNKTLASGRLLRHKGELVPARGYWGDIGTGPYLPFGIESEEPSLLRTVNGIPAKSAQEISLYNVTALFHELAARARYTPPPPTSEVVSGAAPAQENPAPNPDPDFQDHKAVCPGPVRIHFLPLGCTARLPCRSQYHQLFHLLYFSCSMVHALTPELQLVSAPRATLITELTSFLPDVRKEQVDAFLDRVTAMAAGACFTRCGTPEGQNQAWARFQRQEERPGDPPPS encoded by the exons ATGACGACGGCAGCCGGCAGCAGCAGCTTCGGCACCACCTGCTGGTGGGGCTTCTCCCCCGCGCTCGACCTGCAGAGGGAAT GTCTGGAGAGCTCCATGGCCCATCTCTGCCTGTCACAGGACGACCTGCCCGAGCTCAATATCCTTCTGGTGGGCTCCGTCGATGGCCGCCACGTCCTCAGGACCATGAGTCAAGCCCACCGCTGGCCGCGGAGGAGGATCAAT TTCTACATCGTGGAGAATAACCTCGAGGCGCTGGGCCGGCAGCTGCTCTTTCTGAGCCTCGCCCTGGAGTCTCCGGAGAAATTGGGGCTGCAAG AGAAGAGCGAGATGTTCCTGGAGCTGCTGGGGAACAGCCTGATCCGCAGCCCGACAGCCGCCTACCTGCAGGAGAAATCGGACCTGTTCGTCCGTTACGCCACCGACCCGGACTTCCAGCAGCGCCACCTGGGGGCCGTGGACATGTCGGCCCTGAAG TTCAAGGAGCGGGATCAGCTGGAGGGCATCTTCCGATTCTGGCGGAACCCGGACCCACAGGCCTTCCCGATCGCCCGGCTCTGGGACCTGCGGGTCCGGCAGTACCTAGGGACCCGTTACGATGCTCGCCGAGGCGTGTGCGACTGGGACCTCACCATGAAGCTGCATGAACGCGGG GCCAGAGCAATCGGCGGGCGGGAGTTCTCCCGATGGCGGGACACAGGGGTGGCCTTCGAGCTGCGGGAGGGCGTCTACGACATCCCCAACAAAACGTTGGCCTCCGGGAGGCTCCTGAGACAT AAGGGGGAGTTGGTGCCAGCCCGGGGGTACTGGGGCGACATTGGCACAGGGCCGTACCTCCCCTTCGGGATCGAGTCCGAGGAACCGAGTCTGCTGAGAACTGTCAATGGGATCCCCGCCAAG AGTGCCCAGGAGATCTCCTTGTACAATGTCACGGCCCTGTTCCATGAACTGGCAGCCCGGGCCCGCTACACCCCCCCGCCGCCCACCTCAGAGGTGGTCAGtggggctgccccagcccaggagaACCCTGCCCCGAATCCAGATCCAGACTTCCAGGATCACA aAGCCGTCTGCCCCGGGCCCGTCCGGATTCACTTCCTGCCGCTTGGCTGCACAGCTCggctgccctgcaggagccagTACCACCAGCTCTTCCACCTTCTCTACTTCTCCTGCAG CATGGTGCATGCCCTgaccccagagctgcagctggtatCTGCCCCCAGGGCTACGCTGATCACTGAGCTGACCAG CTTCCTGCCTGACGTGCGCAAGGAGCAGGTGGATGCCTTCCTCGACCGGGTGACGGCCATGGCCGCAGGGGCCTGCTTCACGCGTTGCGGGACGCCCGAGGGACAGAACCAGGCCTGGGCCCGCTTCCAGCGCCAGGAGGAGCGGCCCGGGGACCCCCCTCCCAGTTAG
- the DNAAF3 gene encoding dynein axonemal assembly factor 3 isoform X2, whose product MTTAAGSSSFGTTCWWGFSPALDLQRECLESSMAHLCLSQDDLPELNILLVGSVDGRHVLRTMSQAHRWPRRRINFYIVENNLEALGRQLLFLSLALESPEKLGLQEKSEMFLELLGNSLIRSPTAAYLQEKSDLFVRYATDPDFQQRHLGAVDMSALKFKERDQLEGIFRFWRNPDPQAFPIARLWDLRVRQYLGTRYDARRGVCDWDLTMKLHERGARAIGGREFSRWRDTGVAFELREGVYDIPNKTLASGRLLRHKGELVPARGYWGDIGTGPYLPFGIESEEPSLLRTVNGIPAKSAQEISLYNVTALFHELAARARYTPPPPTSEVVSGAAPAQENPAPNPDPDFQDHTVCPGPVRIHFLPLGCTARLPCRSQYHQLFHLLYFSCSMVHALTPELQLVSAPRATLITELTSFLPDVRKEQVDAFLDRVTAMAAGACFTRCGTPEGQNQAWARFQRQEERPGDPPPS is encoded by the exons ATGACGACGGCAGCCGGCAGCAGCAGCTTCGGCACCACCTGCTGGTGGGGCTTCTCCCCCGCGCTCGACCTGCAGAGGGAAT GTCTGGAGAGCTCCATGGCCCATCTCTGCCTGTCACAGGACGACCTGCCCGAGCTCAATATCCTTCTGGTGGGCTCCGTCGATGGCCGCCACGTCCTCAGGACCATGAGTCAAGCCCACCGCTGGCCGCGGAGGAGGATCAAT TTCTACATCGTGGAGAATAACCTCGAGGCGCTGGGCCGGCAGCTGCTCTTTCTGAGCCTCGCCCTGGAGTCTCCGGAGAAATTGGGGCTGCAAG AGAAGAGCGAGATGTTCCTGGAGCTGCTGGGGAACAGCCTGATCCGCAGCCCGACAGCCGCCTACCTGCAGGAGAAATCGGACCTGTTCGTCCGTTACGCCACCGACCCGGACTTCCAGCAGCGCCACCTGGGGGCCGTGGACATGTCGGCCCTGAAG TTCAAGGAGCGGGATCAGCTGGAGGGCATCTTCCGATTCTGGCGGAACCCGGACCCACAGGCCTTCCCGATCGCCCGGCTCTGGGACCTGCGGGTCCGGCAGTACCTAGGGACCCGTTACGATGCTCGCCGAGGCGTGTGCGACTGGGACCTCACCATGAAGCTGCATGAACGCGGG GCCAGAGCAATCGGCGGGCGGGAGTTCTCCCGATGGCGGGACACAGGGGTGGCCTTCGAGCTGCGGGAGGGCGTCTACGACATCCCCAACAAAACGTTGGCCTCCGGGAGGCTCCTGAGACAT AAGGGGGAGTTGGTGCCAGCCCGGGGGTACTGGGGCGACATTGGCACAGGGCCGTACCTCCCCTTCGGGATCGAGTCCGAGGAACCGAGTCTGCTGAGAACTGTCAATGGGATCCCCGCCAAG AGTGCCCAGGAGATCTCCTTGTACAATGTCACGGCCCTGTTCCATGAACTGGCAGCCCGGGCCCGCTACACCCCCCCGCCGCCCACCTCAGAGGTGGTCAGtggggctgccccagcccaggagaACCCTGCCCCGAATCCAGATCCAGACTTCCAGGATCACA CCGTCTGCCCCGGGCCCGTCCGGATTCACTTCCTGCCGCTTGGCTGCACAGCTCggctgccctgcaggagccagTACCACCAGCTCTTCCACCTTCTCTACTTCTCCTGCAG CATGGTGCATGCCCTgaccccagagctgcagctggtatCTGCCCCCAGGGCTACGCTGATCACTGAGCTGACCAG CTTCCTGCCTGACGTGCGCAAGGAGCAGGTGGATGCCTTCCTCGACCGGGTGACGGCCATGGCCGCAGGGGCCTGCTTCACGCGTTGCGGGACGCCCGAGGGACAGAACCAGGCCTGGGCCCGCTTCCAGCGCCAGGAGGAGCGGCCCGGGGACCCCCCTCCCAGTTAG
- the DNAAF3 gene encoding dynein axonemal assembly factor 3 isoform X3, translating to MAHLCLSQDDLPELNILLVGSVDGRHVLRTMSQAHRWPRRRINFYIVENNLEALGRQLLFLSLALESPEKLGLQEKSEMFLELLGNSLIRSPTAAYLQEKSDLFVRYATDPDFQQRHLGAVDMSALKFKERDQLEGIFRFWRNPDPQAFPIARLWDLRVRQYLGTRYDARRGVCDWDLTMKLHERGARAIGGREFSRWRDTGVAFELREGVYDIPNKTLASGRLLRHKGELVPARGYWGDIGTGPYLPFGIESEEPSLLRTVNGIPAKSAQEISLYNVTALFHELAARARYTPPPPTSEVVSGAAPAQENPAPNPDPDFQDHKAVCPGPVRIHFLPLGCTARLPCRSQYHQLFHLLYFSCSMVHALTPELQLVSAPRATLITELTSFLPDVRKEQVDAFLDRVTAMAAGACFTRCGTPEGQNQAWARFQRQEERPGDPPPS from the exons ATGGCCCATCTCTGCCTGTCACAGGACGACCTGCCCGAGCTCAATATCCTTCTGGTGGGCTCCGTCGATGGCCGCCACGTCCTCAGGACCATGAGTCAAGCCCACCGCTGGCCGCGGAGGAGGATCAAT TTCTACATCGTGGAGAATAACCTCGAGGCGCTGGGCCGGCAGCTGCTCTTTCTGAGCCTCGCCCTGGAGTCTCCGGAGAAATTGGGGCTGCAAG AGAAGAGCGAGATGTTCCTGGAGCTGCTGGGGAACAGCCTGATCCGCAGCCCGACAGCCGCCTACCTGCAGGAGAAATCGGACCTGTTCGTCCGTTACGCCACCGACCCGGACTTCCAGCAGCGCCACCTGGGGGCCGTGGACATGTCGGCCCTGAAG TTCAAGGAGCGGGATCAGCTGGAGGGCATCTTCCGATTCTGGCGGAACCCGGACCCACAGGCCTTCCCGATCGCCCGGCTCTGGGACCTGCGGGTCCGGCAGTACCTAGGGACCCGTTACGATGCTCGCCGAGGCGTGTGCGACTGGGACCTCACCATGAAGCTGCATGAACGCGGG GCCAGAGCAATCGGCGGGCGGGAGTTCTCCCGATGGCGGGACACAGGGGTGGCCTTCGAGCTGCGGGAGGGCGTCTACGACATCCCCAACAAAACGTTGGCCTCCGGGAGGCTCCTGAGACAT AAGGGGGAGTTGGTGCCAGCCCGGGGGTACTGGGGCGACATTGGCACAGGGCCGTACCTCCCCTTCGGGATCGAGTCCGAGGAACCGAGTCTGCTGAGAACTGTCAATGGGATCCCCGCCAAG AGTGCCCAGGAGATCTCCTTGTACAATGTCACGGCCCTGTTCCATGAACTGGCAGCCCGGGCCCGCTACACCCCCCCGCCGCCCACCTCAGAGGTGGTCAGtggggctgccccagcccaggagaACCCTGCCCCGAATCCAGATCCAGACTTCCAGGATCACA aAGCCGTCTGCCCCGGGCCCGTCCGGATTCACTTCCTGCCGCTTGGCTGCACAGCTCggctgccctgcaggagccagTACCACCAGCTCTTCCACCTTCTCTACTTCTCCTGCAG CATGGTGCATGCCCTgaccccagagctgcagctggtatCTGCCCCCAGGGCTACGCTGATCACTGAGCTGACCAG CTTCCTGCCTGACGTGCGCAAGGAGCAGGTGGATGCCTTCCTCGACCGGGTGACGGCCATGGCCGCAGGGGCCTGCTTCACGCGTTGCGGGACGCCCGAGGGACAGAACCAGGCCTGGGCCCGCTTCCAGCGCCAGGAGGAGCGGCCCGGGGACCCCCCTCCCAGTTAG